In Pseudomonas sp. GCEP-101, one DNA window encodes the following:
- a CDS encoding efflux RND transporter permease subunit: MISRFFIERPVFAMVISIVILLAGLVAMRALPIAQYPEIVPPEVSVTASYPGASSQVIAETVAAPLEQEINGVEGMIYQLSNSDASGAMSLTVYFEVGTDPDQATIDVNNKVQAALAKLPEEVRRQGVKVEKKSSDILQVVTLFSPDNSRDPIFISNYALINVIDDLKRIPGVGDVSQFGSKDYSMRVWLRPDKLAQYNLTPTDVVNAIREQNSQFAAGSFGQQPMKEPQDFTYMATAQGRFTDPKEFENVILRSDSTGASLLLKDVARVELGAQDYSLVTSLNGQQNAAFGIYLQPGANALDTAQAVRDHMEALAKRFPQGITYKIPYDTTTFVKVSIEEVVHTFVEALILVMVVVFIFLQNIRATLIPVLAIPVSLVGTFAGMYLMGFSINLLSLFGMVLAIGIVVDDAIVVLENVERVMRTEKLSPKEAAIKAMEEVTGPIVAIVLVLCAVFIPVGFLGGLAGQMYKQFAITIAVSVVISGIVALTLSPALCALILKAEHKEPAAPFRWFNRTFERITNGYGAGVQFFLKRAALGLLLFGGMIALLVILFGRVPGSLVPDEDQGYVLNAYFLPPAASLSRTEKLTSDVTHQLMKHPAVADVVTFAGFDILTFGTRSNAGVSFVTLKDWKERNTPELDARNLTHEFMKMGAGQEDGVVMSFNPPPITGMSTTGGFEAYIQDRSGGTSEQLEEVTMKFLAAAAKRPELAGLNTTFNANVPQYYVDLDRTKARSLGVAINDVFTAMQSTFGSYYVNDFTLYGRTWQVSLESEPEFRRKPEDLSQVFVRSSTGDLVPLTTLVSVKRILGPDSYARFNVFPAAKLLGGPAPGYSSGQALAAMQAVADEVLGEEYSLAWIGSAYQELATQGSGSTAFIFGLILVFLILAAQYERWTLPLAVVTAVPFAVFGAILAIWLRGLDNDVYFQVGLVTLIGLAAKNAILIIEFAVLCREEQGMGPVEAALEAAKLRFRPIVMTSLAFILGCVPLAISTGAGSASRHSIGTGVIGGMLAATLLATFLIPMFYMLVESAADKLSGRKAKAKPAPEGVHEA; this comes from the coding sequence GTGATTTCGCGCTTCTTCATCGAACGTCCGGTGTTCGCGATGGTGATTTCCATCGTGATCCTGCTCGCGGGCCTGGTGGCCATGCGCGCGCTGCCCATTGCCCAGTACCCGGAAATCGTGCCGCCGGAAGTGTCCGTGACGGCCTCCTACCCGGGCGCCAGCTCCCAGGTCATCGCCGAAACCGTGGCCGCTCCGCTGGAGCAGGAAATCAACGGCGTGGAGGGCATGATCTACCAGCTGTCCAACTCCGACGCCAGCGGCGCCATGAGCCTGACCGTGTACTTCGAGGTCGGCACCGACCCCGACCAGGCCACCATCGACGTCAACAACAAGGTGCAGGCGGCGCTCGCCAAGCTGCCCGAGGAAGTGCGCCGGCAGGGCGTGAAGGTGGAGAAGAAATCCTCCGACATCCTCCAGGTGGTGACGCTGTTCTCGCCGGACAACTCCCGCGACCCGATCTTCATCAGCAACTACGCGCTGATCAACGTGATCGACGACCTCAAGCGGATTCCCGGCGTCGGCGACGTCAGCCAGTTCGGTTCCAAGGACTACTCCATGCGCGTCTGGCTGCGCCCGGACAAGCTGGCGCAGTACAACCTGACGCCCACCGACGTGGTCAACGCGATCCGCGAGCAGAACTCGCAGTTCGCCGCCGGCAGCTTCGGCCAGCAGCCGATGAAGGAGCCGCAGGACTTCACCTACATGGCCACGGCCCAGGGCCGCTTCACCGATCCCAAGGAGTTCGAGAACGTCATCCTGCGCAGCGATTCCACCGGCGCCAGTTTGCTGCTCAAGGACGTGGCGCGGGTCGAGCTGGGGGCGCAGGACTACTCCCTGGTGACCTCGCTCAACGGCCAGCAGAACGCCGCCTTCGGTATCTACCTGCAGCCGGGCGCCAACGCGCTGGACACCGCCCAGGCCGTTCGTGACCACATGGAGGCGCTGGCCAAGCGCTTCCCGCAGGGCATCACCTACAAGATCCCGTACGACACCACCACCTTCGTGAAGGTGTCCATCGAGGAGGTGGTGCACACCTTCGTCGAGGCGCTGATCCTGGTGATGGTGGTGGTCTTCATCTTCCTGCAGAACATCCGCGCCACGCTGATCCCGGTGCTGGCGATCCCGGTGTCGCTGGTGGGCACCTTCGCCGGCATGTACCTGATGGGCTTCTCGATCAACCTGCTGTCGCTGTTCGGCATGGTGCTGGCCATCGGCATCGTGGTGGACGACGCCATCGTGGTGCTGGAGAACGTCGAGCGGGTGATGCGCACCGAGAAGCTCAGCCCCAAGGAAGCGGCGATCAAGGCCATGGAGGAGGTGACCGGGCCGATCGTTGCCATCGTGCTGGTGCTCTGCGCCGTGTTCATCCCGGTGGGCTTCCTCGGCGGCCTGGCGGGCCAGATGTACAAGCAGTTCGCGATCACCATCGCGGTATCCGTGGTGATCTCCGGCATCGTCGCCCTGACCCTGTCGCCGGCGCTCTGCGCGCTGATCCTCAAGGCTGAGCACAAGGAGCCGGCCGCGCCATTCCGCTGGTTCAACCGCACCTTCGAACGCATCACCAACGGCTACGGCGCCGGGGTGCAGTTCTTCCTCAAGCGCGCGGCGCTGGGCCTGCTGCTGTTTGGCGGGATGATCGCGCTGCTGGTCATCCTGTTCGGCCGGGTGCCCGGCTCGCTGGTGCCCGACGAGGACCAGGGCTACGTGCTCAACGCCTACTTCCTGCCGCCAGCGGCATCGCTCAGCCGCACCGAAAAGCTCACCAGCGACGTCACCCACCAGCTGATGAAGCATCCGGCGGTGGCGGACGTTGTGACCTTCGCCGGCTTCGACATCCTCACCTTCGGCACCCGCAGCAACGCCGGGGTGTCCTTCGTCACGCTCAAGGACTGGAAGGAGCGCAACACGCCCGAGCTGGATGCACGCAACCTGACCCATGAGTTCATGAAAATGGGCGCGGGCCAGGAAGACGGCGTGGTGATGTCCTTCAACCCGCCGCCGATCACCGGCATGAGTACCACCGGCGGCTTCGAGGCCTACATCCAGGACCGCAGCGGCGGCACCTCCGAGCAACTGGAGGAGGTGACCATGAAGTTCCTCGCCGCCGCGGCCAAGCGCCCGGAACTGGCGGGGCTGAACACCACCTTCAACGCCAACGTGCCGCAGTACTACGTCGACCTCGACCGCACCAAGGCGCGCTCGCTGGGCGTGGCGATCAACGACGTGTTCACCGCCATGCAGTCCACCTTCGGCAGCTACTACGTCAACGACTTCACCCTCTATGGGCGGACCTGGCAGGTGTCCCTGGAGTCGGAGCCGGAGTTCCGCCGCAAGCCGGAAGACCTCAGCCAGGTCTTCGTGCGCTCGTCCACCGGCGACCTGGTGCCGCTGACCACCCTGGTGTCCGTCAAGCGCATCCTCGGCCCGGACTCCTACGCGCGCTTCAACGTCTTCCCGGCGGCCAAGCTGCTCGGCGGCCCGGCGCCGGGCTACAGCTCCGGCCAGGCGCTGGCGGCCATGCAGGCGGTGGCGGATGAAGTTCTGGGCGAGGAATACTCGCTGGCCTGGATCGGCTCGGCCTACCAGGAGCTGGCGACCCAGGGTTCGGGCAGCACCGCGTTCATCTTCGGCCTGATCCTGGTGTTCCTTATCCTCGCGGCCCAGTACGAGCGCTGGACCCTGCCGCTGGCGGTGGTCACCGCGGTGCCGTTTGCGGTATTCGGGGCGATCCTGGCGATCTGGCTACGCGGGCTGGATAACGACGTGTACTTCCAGGTCGGCCTGGTGACCCTGATCGGCCTGGCGGCGAAGAACGCCATCCTGATCATCGAGTTCGCCGTGCTGTGCCGCGAAGAGCAGGGCATGGGCCCGGTCGAGGCGGCGCTGGAGGCAGCCAAGCTGCGCTTCCGCCCGATCGTGATGACCTCGCTGGCCTTCATCCTGGGTTGCGTGCCGCTGGCCATCAGCACCGGCGCAGGCTCGGCAAGCCGTCACTCCATCGGCACCGGGGTGATCGGCGGGATGCTCGCTGCGACCTTGCTGGCGACCTTCCTCATCCCGATGTTCTACATGCTGGTGGAATCGGCCGCGGACAAGCTCAGCGGC